A stretch of the Capsicum annuum cultivar UCD-10X-F1 chromosome 8, UCD10Xv1.1, whole genome shotgun sequence genome encodes the following:
- the LOC107857243 gene encoding transcription repressor OFP6 — protein MSTTHRRRRIILSNVTVKLGCSSSSCIRRGLTSIFHSRRRIKQKPKNKTNNNSSSSCSYYYSSSSSWGTNTSTLFSPHSSESPSDFKTSKAVQGFGRIGGESVAVEKDSDDPYLDFRQSMLQMILEKEIYNKDDLKELLNCFLQLNSPYYHGIIIRAFTEIWNGVFSLRPGVAGASSPFLHGGEGHVTYM, from the coding sequence ATGTCAACAACTCACCGGAGAAGAAGAATCATACTCAGCAACGTAACCGTAAAGCTCGGCTGCAGCAGCAGCAGCTGCATTCGCAGAGGTTTGACAAGCATCTTCCATTCAAGAAGAAGAATCAAACAGAAACcaaaaaacaaaactaataacAACTCATCAAGTAGTTGTAGTTATTACTATTCGTCTTCCAGTTCATGGGGGACGAATACGTCAACGTTATTCTCTCCACATTCTTCCGAATCACCTTCTGACTTCAAGACATCGAAGGCAGTGCAGGGATTCGGAAGGATAGGTGGAGAGAGTGTTGCTGTCGAAAAGGATTCGGATGATCCGTATCTGGATTTTCGACAGTCAATGCTGCAGATGATACTGGAGAAGGAGATTTACAATAAGGATGATTTGAAGGAGCTTTTGAATTGCTTTTTGCAGCTGAATTCTCCTTACTATCATGGGATTATTATTAGGGCTTTCACTGAAATTTGGAATGGCGTTTTCTCCCTCCGACCTGGTGTTGCCGGAGCGAGCTCGCCGTTCCTGCATGGCGGTGAAGGTCACGTGACTTATATGTGA